A genomic stretch from Planctomycetaceae bacterium includes:
- a CDS encoding DUF1559 domain-containing protein, which yields MKARQKRGFTLIELLVVIAIIAILIALLLPAVQQAREAARRTQCKNNLKQWGLALHNYHDVYNSFPIGAMGLNNSGTNPVNNFGFHVRLLPYIEQTGMYQAFNFNKHYDDKVVNGTFSNYTLKEQRFPLQFCPSARTADQTNTEGSGATAHTYTTIHYYGVAGAKGPRPAPASGNYSHVGNTTSDHGGFAQNGLLVRNKHLKFRDVTDGTSNTMAMGEISSENYAGWNKSYRAWTQGASNANGNGASYAVKNVTFPISKTSGYVGGNATRLFNDVRFGSQHTGGAQFAMGDGTVRFVSENIDFGLYQSLASIGGGEVATLE from the coding sequence ATGAAAGCACGCCAGAAACGCGGTTTCACCCTGATTGAATTGCTGGTCGTCATCGCCATCATTGCTATTCTGATTGCTCTTCTGCTGCCGGCCGTGCAGCAGGCACGCGAGGCCGCCCGCCGCACACAATGCAAGAACAACCTCAAACAATGGGGGCTGGCACTTCATAATTACCACGATGTTTACAACTCATTCCCCATTGGGGCGATGGGCCTGAACAACTCCGGCACAAACCCCGTCAATAACTTTGGTTTCCATGTGCGGCTGTTGCCATACATTGAGCAGACTGGCATGTACCAGGCGTTTAATTTCAACAAGCACTACGACGACAAAGTTGTCAATGGGACATTTTCGAACTACACACTGAAGGAACAGCGTTTTCCACTGCAGTTCTGTCCCAGTGCCCGCACGGCAGATCAAACGAATACCGAAGGCTCCGGAGCAACTGCACACACTTACACAACGATTCATTACTACGGCGTAGCGGGTGCAAAGGGTCCACGTCCGGCTCCGGCTTCAGGCAATTATTCACACGTTGGAAATACGACTTCTGACCACGGTGGCTTTGCTCAGAATGGTCTGTTGGTACGTAACAAGCACCTGAAGTTCCGTGACGTCACGGATGGCACTTCAAACACAATGGCGATGGGCGAGATCTCTTCCGAAAACTATGCGGGATGGAACAAGAGTTATCGTGCCTGGACCCAGGGAGCGAGTAACGCCAATGGGAATGGCGCCAGCTACGCGGTCAAGAATGTAACCTTTCCAATCTCCAAGACATCCGGATACGTGGGCGGTAACGCAACACGTTTGTTCAATGATGTCCGGTTTGGAAGCCAGCATACCGGCGGTGCGCAGTTTGCCATGGGGGACGGAACAGTCCGCTTCGTCTCCGAGAATATTGACTTCGGTCTCTATCAGAGTCTCGCCAGTATCGGGGGAGGTGAAGTGGCAACTCTGGAATAG
- a CDS encoding inositol monophosphatase family protein, producing the protein MTHEPRVSGYCLHDEFVTVPTSFKVTTGSKQSGQAKMTTVNVDEVILDQWLSTAIRAAKVGGEVLQSWIGRFSVREKSRANLVTEADEASQAAIVSVISEAFPDHGFLGEEGLNRRDGETGNHCFWIIDPLDGTSNYVHGFPYYAVSIALYANQQLQVGVIYDPTRDDVFAASQGGGATLNGKTITTSGTTEAGQCFAMASLPIAADPANPAVRRFLTALPRLQTVQRTGSAAMNLASVAAGRADAFWSTSLHPWDIAAGVLLVKEAGGSVTTLSGGAIDIFAPDILVASSVELQQELTAVLG; encoded by the coding sequence ATGACCCATGAGCCCCGCGTTTCCGGGTATTGCCTGCACGATGAATTCGTTACTGTTCCAACTTCATTTAAGGTGACGACGGGCAGTAAGCAGAGTGGACAGGCAAAGATGACGACCGTTAATGTTGATGAAGTGATTCTGGACCAGTGGTTGAGCACCGCAATTCGCGCTGCGAAAGTTGGTGGCGAAGTCTTACAGTCATGGATTGGCCGATTCTCCGTTCGCGAAAAGAGTCGGGCTAACCTGGTGACTGAGGCGGATGAAGCCTCTCAGGCTGCGATTGTTTCGGTGATTTCCGAAGCCTTCCCTGACCATGGATTCCTTGGAGAAGAGGGCCTCAACCGTCGTGACGGTGAGACCGGAAATCACTGCTTTTGGATTATCGACCCACTCGACGGCACATCAAATTATGTGCACGGCTTCCCTTATTACGCTGTATCGATTGCACTTTATGCCAACCAGCAGCTGCAGGTTGGTGTGATCTACGACCCAACGCGCGATGATGTTTTTGCGGCCAGCCAAGGCGGTGGTGCGACTTTGAACGGAAAGACAATCACCACGAGCGGTACGACGGAAGCCGGTCAGTGTTTTGCTATGGCAAGTCTTCCGATTGCAGCTGATCCCGCGAATCCAGCTGTGCGAAGATTCCTGACAGCACTGCCTCGCCTTCAAACCGTACAAAGGACCGGTTCAGCAGCAATGAACCTGGCAAGTGTTGCGGCGGGCAGGGCGGATGCCTTCTGGTCAACGAGTCTTCATCCCTGGGACATTGCTGCGGGAGTTCTGCTGGTGAAGGAAGCCGGGGGCAGTGTTACAACGCTATCTGGCGGCGCAATTGACATTTTCGCGCCAGACATCCTGGTCGCCAGCAGCGTTGAACTACAACAGGAATTGACAGCCGTTCTTGGCTGA
- a CDS encoding redoxin domain-containing protein, translating to MNRLSLVSLSVIFCVFIVNADAVKCDFRDTLASLELRDSRGTVRTARELPESGFVVIAFLGTECPLAKLYGPRLQQLAEQFSGKAVFVGVCSNIQDSPKEVTIYADRAGIQFPILMDPKQQLADLLQATRTPEVVVLDQTRRVVYRGRIDDQFGISVARQSPAKEDLKDALVSLVAGGLPEIAETQPVGCLIGRSRRSQPHGPVNYSKHVAPVLNKRCVECHRSGEIAPFPLTSYQETVGWEAMIAEVINEGRMPPWNANPEFGHFRNDSRLSADEKQTLLTWIENGCPEGNPEDLPPTPNFASGWRMPEPDQVIPVRKEPFTVPATGVVDYQYFEVDLNFTEDKYVVAAEARPGNPSVVHHIIAFLKVPGQKDISLGRMLIGYAPGTSPLIFPEGTAMKVPAGSKILFEMHYTPNGTEQTDLSYIGVRFTDADHVKQEVVGLEALNSKFRIPAGDSDYQVRANENISEDVSLLSLTPHMHLRGKSFRYEARYPDGSREVLLDVPEYDFNWQLRYEFAEPKAIPRGTVIECVATFDNSKMNPNNPDPGKVIGWGQQSNDEMMIGFITAVRQSARK from the coding sequence ATGAATCGTCTTTCTCTTGTTTCGCTGAGTGTCATTTTCTGTGTCTTCATCGTGAATGCAGACGCCGTCAAATGCGATTTCAGGGACACGCTCGCGTCGCTTGAACTGCGAGACAGCCGTGGAACCGTTCGCACAGCACGTGAATTGCCGGAGTCCGGGTTTGTCGTGATTGCGTTTCTGGGCACAGAGTGTCCTCTGGCTAAACTCTACGGCCCCCGTCTGCAGCAGCTGGCGGAGCAGTTCTCGGGGAAGGCGGTCTTCGTGGGAGTTTGTTCAAATATCCAGGACAGCCCGAAAGAGGTCACCATTTATGCCGATAGAGCTGGTATTCAGTTCCCGATTCTGATGGATCCAAAACAGCAACTGGCAGACCTTCTGCAGGCCACACGAACACCTGAAGTTGTGGTCCTGGATCAAACACGAAGAGTCGTATACAGAGGTCGGATTGATGATCAATTTGGAATTAGTGTGGCCCGTCAGTCGCCAGCCAAAGAGGACCTCAAAGACGCTTTAGTCAGCCTGGTCGCAGGTGGGCTGCCTGAAATTGCAGAGACCCAGCCAGTAGGGTGCCTGATTGGACGAAGCCGACGTTCGCAGCCGCACGGCCCGGTGAATTACAGCAAGCATGTTGCTCCTGTTCTGAACAAGCGTTGTGTTGAGTGTCATCGCAGTGGCGAGATTGCCCCGTTTCCGCTCACCAGTTATCAGGAAACGGTGGGATGGGAGGCAATGATCGCGGAAGTAATTAATGAAGGCCGGATGCCACCCTGGAATGCCAATCCGGAGTTTGGGCACTTTCGGAATGACTCGCGACTTTCCGCCGATGAGAAGCAGACACTTCTGACATGGATTGAAAACGGTTGTCCTGAAGGAAATCCCGAGGATCTTCCGCCGACCCCGAACTTTGCCAGCGGATGGAGAATGCCGGAACCAGATCAGGTGATTCCGGTTCGCAAAGAGCCTTTCACCGTTCCTGCGACTGGTGTTGTCGACTACCAGTATTTTGAAGTGGATCTTAACTTCACAGAAGATAAGTACGTCGTTGCCGCAGAGGCTCGGCCAGGAAACCCGTCAGTCGTGCACCATATCATCGCATTTCTGAAGGTACCTGGTCAGAAAGATATCAGTCTGGGACGAATGCTGATCGGCTACGCGCCGGGAACGAGTCCGCTGATTTTTCCCGAGGGTACGGCAATGAAGGTGCCTGCAGGATCCAAAATTCTGTTCGAAATGCATTACACACCAAATGGGACGGAACAAACGGATCTCAGCTACATCGGGGTCAGGTTCACGGATGCTGACCATGTGAAACAGGAGGTCGTCGGGCTTGAAGCCCTGAACAGCAAGTTCCGGATTCCAGCGGGTGATTCGGACTACCAGGTTCGAGCGAATGAGAATATTTCAGAAGATGTTTCGCTGTTGTCTTTGACGCCTCATATGCATCTTCGCGGCAAGTCTTTTCGGTACGAAGCGCGATACCCGGATGGATCCAGAGAAGTGCTGCTTGATGTGCCGGAATACGATTTTAACTGGCAGTTACGTTATGAGTTCGCCGAGCCCAAAGCGATTCCCCGGGGAACCGTTATCGAATGCGTGGCAACCTTTGATAATTCAAAGATGAACCCCAACAACCCGGATCCCGGAAAGGTCATTGGCTGGGGACAACAAAGCAACGACGAAATGATGATCGGCTTCATTACGGCAGTTCGGCAATCAGCTCGGAAATAA
- a CDS encoding sulfatase yields the protein MHEKPCVSVWLPGWFLLGVLLGGSVAAAEKESHDEPARRPNVLFIAIDDLRNDLGCLGITHAKTPSLDAFAATARVFSHHYVHVPTCGASRCALLRGQYPKHAVHLSNNAIKQTQKDWIRRSLPGWFQQNDYRTLSIGKISHYPGNLTGKDWNEGPQEMPGVWERSWIPNSPWPHSQAMMHGYGNGLARRPGKSHPFEAFDGPDEAYPDAWVAGDAIQTLDELQSGEQPWFFAVGFFKPHLPFAAPKRWWDLHDADNLAAPAVTTKPEGISGWHNSGEFRGNYGHDYEDVNGQITHRDPASDAEYAKTLRHGYAAAVSYVDAQVGRLLSKLDQVDPHRKTIVVIWSDHGFLLGEHAIWGKHCLYENAVRSPLMIRLPGLQKAGEISESIVQTVDVFPTLTDLCGLPKPAELDGQSLRPLLTDPQHPWERPAFAFWTGNRRSIRTERWRLIVHPGRDTKAQTADAFELFDMQSDPNESTNVAIQHPEIISELIAELP from the coding sequence ATGCACGAAAAACCCTGTGTTTCTGTATGGCTGCCCGGATGGTTTCTGCTGGGAGTTTTACTTGGTGGCTCAGTTGCGGCGGCCGAGAAAGAATCCCATGACGAGCCTGCCAGGCGTCCCAATGTACTTTTCATCGCTATCGATGACCTGAGAAACGACCTCGGTTGCCTGGGCATCACGCATGCCAAAACACCATCACTGGACGCCTTTGCGGCAACTGCCCGGGTATTTTCCCACCACTACGTCCATGTACCTACCTGCGGTGCTTCCCGATGTGCGCTGCTTCGGGGACAGTATCCCAAACACGCCGTGCATCTCAGCAATAACGCAATTAAACAGACCCAGAAAGACTGGATACGGCGGAGTCTTCCGGGATGGTTTCAGCAGAATGATTACCGGACGCTGTCAATTGGAAAGATTTCTCACTATCCGGGCAATCTGACCGGAAAGGACTGGAATGAAGGTCCTCAGGAAATGCCCGGCGTCTGGGAACGATCATGGATCCCGAACTCACCTTGGCCCCATTCTCAGGCGATGATGCACGGTTACGGGAATGGGCTGGCAAGACGCCCCGGAAAATCCCACCCCTTTGAAGCATTTGATGGTCCTGACGAAGCTTATCCTGATGCCTGGGTTGCCGGGGATGCCATCCAGACTCTGGACGAACTTCAGTCAGGAGAACAGCCGTGGTTCTTCGCTGTGGGTTTCTTCAAACCGCACCTTCCATTCGCTGCCCCGAAACGATGGTGGGATCTGCATGATGCCGACAACCTGGCTGCCCCCGCCGTGACAACGAAACCTGAGGGGATCTCCGGCTGGCACAACAGCGGTGAATTTCGAGGGAACTATGGACACGACTACGAAGATGTCAATGGGCAGATTACGCATCGGGACCCCGCATCGGACGCTGAATATGCAAAGACTTTACGACATGGATATGCCGCTGCAGTCAGCTATGTGGATGCACAGGTGGGGCGTCTGCTTTCGAAACTCGATCAGGTGGACCCACATCGAAAAACGATTGTCGTCATCTGGAGCGATCATGGATTCCTACTGGGCGAACACGCAATTTGGGGTAAACATTGCCTGTACGAAAACGCTGTTCGGTCTCCATTGATGATCCGCCTGCCCGGCCTTCAGAAGGCTGGCGAAATTTCTGAGTCGATCGTCCAGACAGTCGATGTATTTCCAACACTGACAGACCTTTGTGGATTACCAAAGCCTGCTGAATTGGATGGTCAGTCACTGAGACCATTACTGACTGATCCACAACATCCATGGGAACGTCCGGCGTTTGCTTTCTGGACGGGCAACAGGAGATCGATTCGAACGGAAAGGTGGAGATTAATTGTTCACCCAGGGCGCGATACAAAAGCTCAAACGGCAGATGCGTTTGAACTTTTTGACATGCAGTCCGATCCCAATGAATCCACCAATGTGGCCATACAACACCCGGAGATTATTTCCGAGCTGATTGCCGAACTGCCGTAA
- a CDS encoding PSD1 and planctomycete cytochrome C domain-containing protein has protein sequence MIAMNLSGSSARSLSRAFLIGICVSAIPFGFTVGDEKALPYSAEEFETQIRPILATQCVKCHGEAKQEGGLRLDTRDWVLKGGESGPAIIPSHADQSLLMEAVRYESFEMPPNGPLRDKQIRQLQRWIDMGAVWPEHSEPVREGPSEITDEDRQWWAFQPVHRPDVPAFDDDKWSSNEIDKFALERMLNRKLTPAPRASEQTLVRRVYFDLIGLPPSPEDLSAFTAASAAKGFETAWNELVERLLADQRYGEHWARFWLDVVRYAESDGWNQDAYRPHIWRYRDYVINAFNSDKPYPDFVREQLAGDEIGQDNPEHLAAVGFLRLGIYEYNQRDARGLWNDIMNEMTDVTGDAFLGLSMGCAKCHDHKFDPILQVDYYKLRSFFEPVIWRDDIVGATTAEKQAYAAQLSRWEEATTSIRAEIETLVRPYNDRKWKSTVDKFPLDIQACFHKPESERTSWEHQMAYLISRQFEEEGGGPLKSMKKEDKEKYDALKKELAEFDHIRPKPLPPLMTVTDFDGATAPTLIPDSPIADPVEPGYLTVMAPANAESLIPGIPPVGDSTGRRSELARWISSPDNPLTMRVIVNRIWQQHFGQGIAGTANDFGKLGLQPTHPELLDWLTLEFVDHGCSMKHLHRLILESATWQQSAHHPDASRQQAIDPADNLLWRSRIRRLSAEQIRDSMLTCSGELQHESGGPSVDTKSPRRAIYVKSFRNTPDAFMAAFDIANGLQSTSERTSTTTPIQSLLLINGDYPIGRATKFAERIAASCATDQERVVSAVTMAWGRPPTDDELSYSLAFIDSNSATELQLASQGGEESQLSTRSGESGSGDPGSEKPDARLIDFCHILFNSSEFLYVD, from the coding sequence ATGATTGCGATGAACCTCAGCGGCAGTTCAGCCCGATCTCTGTCACGGGCGTTTCTGATTGGCATTTGCGTCTCTGCCATCCCATTCGGCTTTACCGTTGGTGATGAAAAGGCGCTGCCATATTCCGCGGAAGAATTCGAAACGCAGATTCGACCGATACTCGCGACGCAATGTGTGAAGTGTCACGGAGAAGCGAAGCAGGAAGGCGGATTGCGTCTGGATACCCGAGACTGGGTGCTCAAGGGTGGAGAAAGTGGCCCAGCCATCATTCCATCGCATGCCGATCAGAGTCTTCTGATGGAAGCGGTGCGGTATGAGAGCTTTGAAATGCCTCCCAATGGCCCATTGCGCGACAAGCAGATTCGCCAATTGCAGCGGTGGATCGATATGGGAGCCGTCTGGCCAGAGCACAGCGAGCCGGTTCGCGAGGGGCCTTCCGAGATTACGGATGAAGATCGCCAGTGGTGGGCCTTCCAGCCGGTACACCGGCCGGACGTGCCAGCATTTGATGATGACAAATGGTCGTCCAACGAAATCGATAAGTTTGCGCTGGAACGAATGTTGAACCGGAAACTGACGCCGGCTCCACGAGCCTCCGAACAAACTTTGGTCCGACGAGTTTATTTTGACCTGATTGGTCTGCCACCTTCACCAGAAGATCTCTCCGCCTTTACGGCAGCTTCTGCTGCCAAAGGATTCGAGACAGCCTGGAATGAACTTGTTGAACGCTTGCTTGCCGACCAGAGATATGGTGAACATTGGGCTCGCTTCTGGCTCGATGTTGTTCGCTACGCCGAATCGGATGGATGGAATCAGGATGCTTACCGGCCGCATATCTGGCGGTATCGAGATTACGTGATTAATGCCTTCAACAGTGATAAACCCTATCCGGACTTCGTTCGAGAACAGCTTGCTGGTGATGAAATCGGTCAGGATAATCCAGAGCATCTGGCAGCTGTTGGCTTCCTGCGACTTGGTATTTACGAATACAACCAGCGTGACGCCCGCGGACTGTGGAACGACATCATGAACGAGATGACGGATGTCACCGGAGACGCATTTCTTGGTTTGAGTATGGGGTGTGCGAAGTGCCACGATCATAAGTTTGATCCGATCCTTCAGGTTGACTATTACAAGCTGCGGTCGTTTTTTGAGCCTGTGATCTGGCGCGATGATATCGTCGGCGCGACAACGGCTGAAAAACAGGCCTATGCAGCTCAGCTCTCCAGGTGGGAAGAAGCAACCACTTCCATTCGTGCAGAAATTGAAACGTTGGTCAGGCCCTACAATGATCGCAAATGGAAGTCGACTGTTGACAAGTTTCCGCTGGATATTCAAGCCTGCTTCCACAAGCCTGAGAGCGAACGGACTTCCTGGGAGCATCAAATGGCCTACCTGATTTCTCGACAGTTTGAAGAGGAGGGGGGAGGGCCGCTGAAGAGCATGAAGAAGGAGGACAAGGAGAAATACGATGCCCTGAAGAAAGAGCTGGCGGAGTTTGACCACATCCGGCCGAAACCACTTCCGCCATTAATGACAGTGACCGACTTTGACGGAGCAACGGCTCCAACGCTGATTCCGGATTCACCCATCGCCGATCCGGTGGAACCAGGCTACCTGACGGTCATGGCGCCAGCGAATGCTGAATCACTGATACCCGGGATTCCGCCTGTTGGAGACTCAACCGGCCGCCGGTCCGAACTCGCGCGGTGGATCAGCAGTCCTGATAATCCCCTGACCATGCGGGTCATTGTCAACCGCATCTGGCAACAGCATTTTGGACAGGGGATCGCAGGCACTGCGAATGATTTCGGTAAACTGGGGCTGCAGCCAACTCATCCGGAATTGCTGGACTGGCTGACGCTGGAGTTCGTGGATCATGGTTGCAGCATGAAACATCTGCATCGACTTATTCTTGAATCCGCGACCTGGCAGCAATCGGCTCATCATCCTGATGCCTCACGTCAGCAGGCGATCGATCCCGCGGACAATTTGCTCTGGCGGTCTCGAATCCGTCGCCTGTCAGCAGAACAGATTCGCGACAGTATGTTGACTTGCAGTGGCGAGCTTCAGCATGAATCCGGAGGACCAAGCGTCGATACGAAATCGCCGCGCCGGGCAATTTACGTGAAGAGCTTCCGGAATACTCCTGATGCCTTTATGGCCGCGTTCGACATCGCCAACGGTTTGCAGAGCACGTCAGAACGTACCTCAACAACAACGCCAATTCAGTCTCTGTTGTTGATTAATGGAGACTATCCAATTGGACGTGCGACGAAATTTGCAGAAAGAATTGCCGCAAGCTGTGCGACAGATCAGGAGAGAGTTGTGTCTGCAGTGACAATGGCATGGGGCCGACCACCAACCGACGACGAATTGTCGTATTCACTTGCTTTCATCGATTCGAACTCCGCGACCGAACTTCAGCTCGCTTCGCAGGGGGGAGAAGAATCACAATTATCGACGCGTTCAGGTGAGTCCGGCAGCGGGGACCCGGGATCGGAGAAACCCGACGCTCGACTGATTGACTTTTGCCATATCCTGTTTAATTCCAGCGAATTCCTTTACGTTGATTAG
- a CDS encoding DUF1501 domain-containing protein translates to MQFVTTRRELLQSSGMGFGALALDLMVGQDAASAAERQIAHRIARARSVIWCFMEGGPSHLDLVDPKPLLNELAGQPLPSSFREPITAMGEKGAPLLAAPRKWTQHGESGMWASEWIPNIASCMDDIAVIRSCWTNGINHAGGVCQMNTCINFAGRPSLGSWVNYGLGSANQNLPSFVVICDSNGRPVNGTRNWGSGFMPATYQGVQLAGNSDEPISNLHSPKGITKEQQLLKLDVLQRFNSNYSKMRPQQSELDARLQSYELAFRMQAQAPIAVDLQSETAETQQLYGMNQKETEVYGRNCLLARRLVERGVRFVQLYNGTGSKWDSHAAIEANHSRLCKSMDQPVAGLIKDLKRRGLLDETLVIWGGEFGRTPMSEKGNGRDHNPTGFSIFMAGGGVKGGQTIGATDDLGLYAVDDKMHVKDIHASILGLLGIDNMQLTYNHKGRPERPTINEGVFNRKLTGA, encoded by the coding sequence ATGCAGTTTGTCACAACTCGAAGAGAACTCCTGCAATCCAGCGGCATGGGGTTTGGGGCACTTGCTTTGGACCTGATGGTCGGACAGGACGCTGCATCCGCCGCGGAGCGTCAGATTGCGCACCGAATTGCGCGAGCCAGGAGCGTGATCTGGTGTTTCATGGAAGGCGGGCCCAGTCATCTGGATCTGGTTGACCCCAAACCACTTCTGAACGAATTAGCGGGCCAGCCACTTCCATCAAGTTTTCGTGAACCCATTACTGCCATGGGAGAAAAGGGCGCACCTTTACTGGCGGCCCCTCGTAAATGGACTCAACACGGCGAAAGCGGGATGTGGGCCTCTGAGTGGATACCAAATATCGCGTCGTGTATGGATGATATCGCTGTTATCCGAAGTTGCTGGACGAATGGCATCAACCATGCCGGCGGTGTGTGTCAGATGAATACCTGCATCAATTTTGCCGGACGTCCTTCGCTCGGATCCTGGGTCAATTACGGATTGGGGTCAGCCAATCAGAATCTTCCATCTTTTGTCGTTATCTGCGACAGCAACGGGCGCCCGGTGAATGGAACTCGCAACTGGGGGAGCGGCTTTATGCCTGCGACGTACCAGGGTGTTCAGCTTGCGGGTAACAGTGACGAACCCATCTCGAATCTTCATTCACCAAAAGGTATCACGAAGGAGCAGCAACTTCTGAAACTGGACGTTCTGCAGCGATTCAACAGCAACTACTCAAAGATGCGCCCTCAGCAATCTGAACTGGACGCGCGGCTTCAAAGCTATGAATTAGCGTTTCGAATGCAGGCTCAGGCACCGATTGCGGTCGATTTGCAGTCCGAAACGGCCGAAACCCAGCAACTATACGGCATGAATCAGAAGGAAACTGAAGTCTATGGCCGCAACTGTTTGTTGGCCCGCCGACTTGTCGAACGCGGAGTGCGTTTTGTTCAGCTTTACAACGGGACTGGCAGCAAATGGGACTCGCATGCCGCCATCGAAGCAAATCACTCTCGACTCTGTAAGTCCATGGACCAGCCTGTTGCCGGGTTGATCAAGGACCTCAAACGGCGTGGGCTGCTGGACGAGACCCTCGTGATCTGGGGGGGCGAATTCGGAAGAACTCCGATGAGCGAAAAAGGGAACGGACGCGACCACAATCCAACCGGATTTTCCATTTTCATGGCGGGTGGGGGCGTGAAGGGAGGTCAGACGATTGGTGCGACGGATGATCTTGGACTGTATGCTGTTGATGACAAGATGCATGTCAAAGATATTCATGCATCGATTCTTGGCCTGCTTGGAATTGACAACATGCAGCTGACCTATAACCACAAAGGTCGACCAGAACGCCCGACGATTAACGAAGGAGTGTTCAACAGGAAACTGACAGGAGCCTGA
- a CDS encoding alpha/beta hydrolase, with protein MHELKVAANGLSFNMAKLISGRPPLLMLHGVTRRWQTFLPLMNALAARWDVYAVDFRGHGGSSRSTHYRIMDYTSDIIDLIATTFEEPVVIYGHSLGAMVAAATAAAIGGTAKAVIMEDPPMNTMGPEISGNILHSFFAGLGRFAGDQRSTSSVAADLAEIELFDPATSGTTRLGDIRDEVQLRFTARSLRSVDPGVFEPISDGKWMEGYDTSRIFSSLHCPSLLLQADLSAGGMLTEADAAMLKQLSPDLTRVRLSGVGHVIHVAATQALINHVTAFLESI; from the coding sequence ATGCACGAACTGAAAGTTGCTGCCAATGGGCTCTCATTCAACATGGCAAAACTGATATCCGGACGACCACCACTATTGATGCTGCATGGAGTAACCAGACGCTGGCAGACATTTCTTCCTTTAATGAATGCACTGGCAGCGCGATGGGATGTCTACGCGGTGGATTTCCGAGGCCATGGAGGATCTTCCAGGTCCACCCACTACAGAATCATGGATTACACCAGTGACATTATTGATTTGATTGCCACAACGTTTGAAGAACCGGTTGTCATCTACGGCCATTCGCTGGGTGCGATGGTTGCAGCCGCAACAGCCGCCGCCATCGGGGGTACCGCGAAAGCTGTGATCATGGAAGATCCGCCAATGAACACGATGGGCCCGGAAATCTCGGGAAATATCCTTCATAGTTTCTTTGCCGGTCTGGGACGGTTTGCCGGTGACCAAAGGTCAACCTCCAGCGTCGCAGCCGACCTCGCGGAAATTGAATTATTTGACCCGGCCACATCCGGAACCACACGTCTTGGAGATATCCGCGATGAAGTTCAGCTTCGATTCACAGCCAGGTCGCTTCGCTCGGTCGACCCCGGAGTCTTCGAACCGATCTCTGACGGCAAATGGATGGAGGGTTATGATACCAGCCGCATCTTTTCATCGCTTCATTGCCCTTCTCTGCTGTTGCAAGCTGATCTGTCAGCAGGGGGCATGCTGACAGAAGCAGATGCGGCGATGCTCAAACAGCTTTCACCGGACTTGACCCGCGTTAGACTTTCGGGTGTTGGACATGTCATTCACGTCGCAGCCACTCAGGCTCTGATCAACCACGTCACTGCGTTTCTGGAATCAATTTGA